One window from the genome of Eucalyptus grandis isolate ANBG69807.140 chromosome 7, ASM1654582v1, whole genome shotgun sequence encodes:
- the LOC104453543 gene encoding protein LAX PANICLE 2 isoform X1, with translation MTMVPAQSLSDKHHHRHRQICSSFFGYADSCDTIGSNYTAGCGVMSRAEAGSHDYSGEITCIGGSDLVIGPITMAEDESRITSSLNEAAASSSKDAARHDEHKDDEGWLQLGIGGGHVSTTIATHGENYDRTDLRVKRGAGPVELDLLSSGSLQRTGPLPLAPVLTVPKAELNPSPRTPPTNFASATTSFSASSFSYFHYPVGGSSSTNFPHHQEINWAFRPPYSYPQSLTASPSSSSLSLTPLRPYFPRPFQLQMGGDVAGPSSDIRIIDPPRRPHSGIWFMLQASLNQAKEPFLPQIPKSYLRIKDGRMTVRLITKYLVNKLRLASESEQVVITCKGQHLPPGLTLQHVRDQIWSTGQRRDQAVTLLPESSTTEHLMVLHYGRSSDG, from the exons atgaccatGGTTCCTGCTCAAAGCCTCTCTGATAAACATCACCACCGTCATCGTCAAATTTGCAGCAGTTTCTTTGGTTATGCTGATAGTTGCGACACAATCGGTAGCAATTACACAGCTGGTTGTGGGGTTATGAGCCGAGCCGAAGCCGGGTCACATGATTATTCCGGCGAAATTACCTGCATAGGAGGATCTGATCTGGTGATTGGCCCGATAACAATGGCCGAGGACGAATCAAGAATCACGAGCAGTCTCAATGAAGCAGCAGCCTCCAGCTCAAAGGACGCGGCTCGTCATGACGAGCACAAGGACGATGAGGGTTGGCTACAGTTGGGTATAGGCGGCGGTCACGTCTCGACCACGATTGCCACACACGGCGAGAACTATGACCGGACAGATTTGAGAGTCAAAAGAGGCGCGGGACCCGTCGAGCTCGATCTGCTATCCAGCGGAAGTTTGCAACGAACGGGTCCATTGCCATTAGCCCCGGTCCTCACTGTCCCAAAGGCCGAACTCAATCCATCTCCCAGAACACCGCCTACGAATTTCGCGAGCGCCACGACTAGTTTTAGTGCGTCCTCATTTAGCTATTTTCACTACCCGGTTGGCGGAAGTAGCTCTACTAATTTCCCTCATCACCAAGAGATTAACTGGGCATTTAGGCCTCCATATTCGTACCCACAGAGCCTCACAGCTTCTCCGTCGTCTTCCTCTTTATCTTTGACACCTCTCAGACCGTACTTCCCGCGACCATTTCAGCTACAAATGGGAGGAGACGTGGCGGGGCCAAGCTCGGACATCAGGATCATCGATCCCCCAAGAAGACCCCATTCTGGGATTTGGTTTATGCTTCAAGCATCCCTAAACCA GGCAAAAGAACCGTTCTTGCCTCAAATACCTAAGAGCTACCTGAGAATCAA AGACGGAAGGATGACCGTAAGATTAATAACGAAGTATTTGGTCAACAAGCTGAGACTCGCTAGCGAATCAGAG CAGGTCGTGATAACATGTAAAGGGCAACATCTGCCGCCAGGTTTGACGTTGCAGCACGTGAGGGACCAGATTTGGAGCACCGGCCAGCGGAGGGATCAGGCGGTGACCTTGCTTCCCGAGTCCTCCACCACGGAGCATCTCATGGTGCTTCACTACGGCAGAAGCAGCGACGGTTGA
- the LOC104453543 gene encoding protein LAX PANICLE 2 isoform X2, which produces MTMVPAQSLSDKHHHRHRQICSSFFGYADSCDTIGSNYTAGCGVMSRAEAGSHDYSGEITCIGGSDLVIGPITMAEDESRITSSLNEAAASSSKDAARHDEHKDDEGWLQLGIGGGHVSTTIATHGENYDRTDLRVKRGAGPVELDLLSSGSLQRTGPLPLAPVLTVPKAELNPSPRTPPTNFASATTSFSASSFSYFHYPVGGSSSTNFPHHQEINWAFRPPYSYPQSLTASPSSSSLSLTPLRPYFPRPFQLQMGGDVAGPSSDIRIIDPPRRPHSGIWFMLQASLNQAKEPFLPQIPKSYLRIKDGRMTVRLITKYLVNKLRLASESEVVITCKGQHLPPGLTLQHVRDQIWSTGQRRDQAVTLLPESSTTEHLMVLHYGRSSDG; this is translated from the exons atgaccatGGTTCCTGCTCAAAGCCTCTCTGATAAACATCACCACCGTCATCGTCAAATTTGCAGCAGTTTCTTTGGTTATGCTGATAGTTGCGACACAATCGGTAGCAATTACACAGCTGGTTGTGGGGTTATGAGCCGAGCCGAAGCCGGGTCACATGATTATTCCGGCGAAATTACCTGCATAGGAGGATCTGATCTGGTGATTGGCCCGATAACAATGGCCGAGGACGAATCAAGAATCACGAGCAGTCTCAATGAAGCAGCAGCCTCCAGCTCAAAGGACGCGGCTCGTCATGACGAGCACAAGGACGATGAGGGTTGGCTACAGTTGGGTATAGGCGGCGGTCACGTCTCGACCACGATTGCCACACACGGCGAGAACTATGACCGGACAGATTTGAGAGTCAAAAGAGGCGCGGGACCCGTCGAGCTCGATCTGCTATCCAGCGGAAGTTTGCAACGAACGGGTCCATTGCCATTAGCCCCGGTCCTCACTGTCCCAAAGGCCGAACTCAATCCATCTCCCAGAACACCGCCTACGAATTTCGCGAGCGCCACGACTAGTTTTAGTGCGTCCTCATTTAGCTATTTTCACTACCCGGTTGGCGGAAGTAGCTCTACTAATTTCCCTCATCACCAAGAGATTAACTGGGCATTTAGGCCTCCATATTCGTACCCACAGAGCCTCACAGCTTCTCCGTCGTCTTCCTCTTTATCTTTGACACCTCTCAGACCGTACTTCCCGCGACCATTTCAGCTACAAATGGGAGGAGACGTGGCGGGGCCAAGCTCGGACATCAGGATCATCGATCCCCCAAGAAGACCCCATTCTGGGATTTGGTTTATGCTTCAAGCATCCCTAAACCA GGCAAAAGAACCGTTCTTGCCTCAAATACCTAAGAGCTACCTGAGAATCAA AGACGGAAGGATGACCGTAAGATTAATAACGAAGTATTTGGTCAACAAGCTGAGACTCGCTAGCGAATCAGAG GTCGTGATAACATGTAAAGGGCAACATCTGCCGCCAGGTTTGACGTTGCAGCACGTGAGGGACCAGATTTGGAGCACCGGCCAGCGGAGGGATCAGGCGGTGACCTTGCTTCCCGAGTCCTCCACCACGGAGCATCTCATGGTGCTTCACTACGGCAGAAGCAGCGACGGTTGA